Below is a genomic region from Maridesulfovibrio ferrireducens.
AAATTGCACCGGCATGTTTAATGAGGCCGAGTGCACCCCATGGATCTTCAAATGCTAGTTCAAGGTGCTCAGGAGCCATGTTATTAACAAAGTTTATTCCGGTATTTCTGTCCGGAACTTCAACTATAGCTCCCCATGAATTAAGTGATTGAAGAGCTATTTCGCCTCTAGGCAGTTTTTTTGCCTGAGTTCTGAGTTCTTCCTTAACTTTACTACCTAGGGTTTTATCCCAAGTTATCAAAATAGATGAGGCTAGAGGATCATGTTCTGCCTGAGAAAGCATATCTGCGGCAATCCAAATAGGGTCAGCTGTGTCATCGGCAAGTATTGCAATTTCGCTTGGCCCGGCGATCATGTCGATTCCAACTTCTCCGACGAGCTGTCCCTTTGCGGTTGCAACGAAAATATTACCAGGTCCGGCGATAACGTCGCAAGGCTTAATGGTTTGTGTTCCATATGCAAGAGCGCCGATGGCCCATGCTGACCCACTTGCGTAAATTTCGTTTATTCCGAGTTCTTGAGCTGTAGCCAGAATGTATGGATTCAGTGTTCCATCTTTTCTCGGAGGAGAAATAACCGCTATCTGTTTAACTCCGGCAACCTGTGCAGGTACTGCATTCATAATCATGCTGGAGATAAGGGGAGTTTCTCCGCCTTGACCACCGGGAACGTATAATCCTACCCGGTCCACAGGTCTTACAAGTTGACCGAGGATTGTTCCGTCATTGTCAGTTGTCCACCATGACTGTTGGACTTGTCTGCGATGGAAATTTTTTACATTGCGGATGGATTCTTCAATTATTTCAAGATCTTCACTTTTAACTTCTGTATATGCAACGCTTCGATTGTCTGCAGAAACTTTAAGCATATCCTGATTGAATCCGGGACAGTCAAATTTTTGAGTATATTTAATTAGAGCCTGATCGCCTTCTGATTTAACAGCATTAAGTATTTCTCTGACGATTCCGTCTACTTTCTGATCAGGGTTTTTGCGTAAGTCCAGCCATTTTTTAACGTCAGCCCACGAGTCTTGGCCTGAGTATTCTATGTCCTTGCAAGGCATTGAAATATCCTTAACTTGAAGAGTGTGAAATAGGTGTTTGTTTTTACCGAAGAGTACTAATTCTGATGTAATTATTCATTATCTTAATGCGATTCAAAAGTCGAGCATAATAGAATGGAGAGTATATAACAATAAAAAAGGGCCGGAAGATAACTTCCGGCCCCGGTGTCAGGACTAATTGCTAGAGATGGTCTAAGAATTCTTAGAATTCGTAAACAAGACCAACTGCAAACTTCAGAGCTGCATCGTCTTTACCATTGCGTGTGGGATTGTAAGCTTCCCATGTTGCTTTGTCGAGATCCATGCCGATGTAACCGAATTCAACGATAGCAGCCAGTTCGTCGTAGATCTGGTAGTTGGTGTTGAAGTCGACTTCGAAAGCCTGGTCTTTAGTGGTAAGGAATTTGCCATCAGCAGCGATGTTGGTCAGGCCAGCATTGTTTCTGATGAGGTCTTTGTCGTTAGTACCCTTGATGTACAAGAAGTGCAGATCATGAGTAAGTTTGTCGAGGAAAGAGATTCCTTCGAAAGAAAGACCAGCTGTCCAGAGACCAACCTGATTGTTGGAGTCAAGGTCAGCAGAAGTAAGAGCAGAACCACCGAAGTAGTAAGTACCGAAAGCGAAGTCATTGTTGATTACAGGAAGACGTTCGGAACCGTTGCTTGTTTTGTCATCTTCACCGGAGGTGTAAGCGAAAACAAATTTAGGCTGTACGAAATCAAGACCTGTGTAAGCAAGAGAAAGGTCAGCGCCCCAACCGGAACGGTCGTTGCGTTTCTGGTTAGCATCAACAGAACCGTAAACAAAGTCAGCTTTGAGTACGATAGGATCGAATGCTGTCATTGCGAAAGAAGTACCAGCCCACCATGCGTTAGCATTCTTGTTGAATGCAGCAGCACCAGGAGCAGTCATGCCAGGAAGGGTTGCAACAGCGGAGAAAGTGTCTTCGCCGATCAAGCCGAACATAGCGTAAGGTGTAGCTTCAAAACCATCAATAGTGATAGGAAGAGCTGCGAAGAAGAGGTCGAGTTCTTCTTTTCTGTTATTAGCAGTTGTAGAGTAAGCTACGTTATCAGTAGAGTTAGCATCGTATGCACGAACGTAACCTACGGAAACTGCGAACTGGTCAGTGATAGGAGCACTAACAACGAGAGCGCCAGCATCAAGGTCACCAAGAACCATGTTGCCTGCGGCTGCGCCAGGAAGGTTGATAGAGAAGATACCAGCAGTTGTCAGTACTTCTGTTTCAGGGAAGCGGTACTGCAAGAATACGCGCTTGATACCGAGAGGACGGTCTGAAGAACCTGTTGTGAGGTTAGAATCAGATCCACCTACGCGGGTTTTGTACTCAACGTACAATTCGGACATCAAATTTTCGTTTGCAATGAAACGGAACTGTGTACGAGCACGGAACCAGAAGTTAAGATCATCTTCCTGAGCGCCGTTGCGTTTAGCAGCGAGAAAATCGCTGTTGTCCATGATGTTAGCCTGGAACTGGAATTTACCTTTAGCTTCCAGATCCACCGCTGAAGCGGTACCAGCCATTCCGAGCACCAAAGTGGCGAGGATGGCGAGAATTACCAAACGTTTCATAATTGTATTCCTTCTTTTGCTGAATGAATGAAGTTAATGCACAATTGCCTGACACCTACCTTCAGAAACAGTTCTATCGCTTCACAAAACTAATGGCAAGCCCAAAGTTACATTTTTTTGACTAAAGTTAAAATTTTTTTACCGTATAAAAATTTATACTATTTGAAGTGTTCACAAATTCTAGAAATTTTCTAGATACTGAATATTGCCCGGTTAGTCCTTTGTTGACAAGGATCTTTGCTATGGATAGGTCTAATTAATTGTTTTAAGCGGAAGTATAAAAAATTATACAGGAATGGTGAATATGGGGTTTGAGTTTATTAATGTCGATTATCCGACATCACCCGGTGTGTATCTGATGAAAGATTCCACTGGTCTTATTATATATGTAGGGAAAGCTCGAGATCTACGTAAACGCCTTTCTTCTTACTTTCGTTCAATTCAAAAACATACTCCCAAAACTAAAATTTTGGTTTCAAAGATAGCGTCTATTGATATTCTTGTTACTGCCACAGAAAAGGAGGCTCTCCTTTTAGAAGCGAGTCTGATAAAAAAGCACAGGCCTCGTTACAATGTGGTTTTGCGGGATGACAAACAATACGTTCTTTTTCAACTTGATAAACGTTCCGAGTATCCCCGTTTACGTTTAACCAGAAAAGTCGTGCGCGACGGATCTGTTTATTTCGGTCCATATACTTCCAGTTTCTTTGCGCGGGAAACTTGGAAAATTCTCGGCAAAGTGTTTCAACTTCGCAAATGCTCTGATTCGGCTTTTAAGAATAGAGTCAGGCCCTGTTTGTATTATGACATTGGGCAGTGTTTAGGCCCTTGTGTTAATTTTGTTCCGAGAGAACAATATATGGAGCTGGTTAAAAAAGTTGAAATGCTTCTATCCGGTAAAGCGGGTGATCTGATTTCAGATTTACGGCATGAAATGGAGAGGGCTTCTTTGGAACTTGCTTATGAACAGGCGGCCAAAGTTCGTGACCAGATTAAGGCAATTAGTAAAACAATCGAAAAACAGGCCGTTGTCCTTAATGATAGAGCTGATATCGATGTAATCGCTCTTGCTGAATCTTCACGGGGAATAGGGCTGGGATTGCTTTTTATTAGACAGGGGCGGTTGCTGGATAAAAAAGATTTTTTTTGGCCCGGATTGAGCCTTGAAGATGGCGATGAAATTTTACACAGCTTTATTTCGCAATTTTATTCTTCCACAAAATTTATTCCACCCAAAATTTTAGTACCGTTTGAATTTGATATGTATAGCGCCTCGGAGATCCTTACCGAACGCAGCAAGTCTGTGGTGCGTATTACCACTCCTCAAACAAGTGAGGAAAAACGGTTACTTGATATTGCCCGGAAAAATGCATCTATAGGCGCAAAAGAAAAAAGTAATGAAGATATTCTGGATATTTTAGCAGCGAAATTAAATCTTTCTGCTCCGCCCCAGCGTATTGAATGTATTGATGCCTCTCATCTTGGCGGGGAAGGAATGCGCGTTGGAATGGTTGTTTACGAGCAAGGTAAGCCTGAAAAATCACAATACCGAATATACACATTCCCGGAACTGGAATATTCTTCAGATGATTATGCCGCGCTTTTTCATTGGGTTTTAAAACGGATTGAATCCGGTGCGCCATGGGCTGATCTGATTTTAATCGATGGCGGTAAGGGACAGCTTTCATCGGTTGAAAAAGCTTTTTCTGAGAATTGGCAGGACTCCGCGCCTATTCCGGCTCTGGCTTCAATAGCTAAAGGTCCGACCCGAAAGGCCGGCGAGCTTGAAGATAGAATCTTTACACCCGGACGAAAAAATCATCTGCCCTTAAAAGGCGGAAGCCCGGCTTTATTGTATTTGCAAAGATTGCGAGATGAAGCTCATAGATTTGTAATTGGAAAACAACGAAAATCACGCAAGAAAAAAGCTCTACAAAGTGAAGTGTTGAGTCTGCCGGGAATCGGTCCCAAAACAGCGCGGTTGCTTTGGGACCAATATGGTTCTGTTCAGAAAATGAAAGAAGCAACTGCCGAGGAACTTTCAAAAGTTTCGGGAATCGGCAAGGTCCGTGCAAAGCAAATTTATAATTCTTTTAAGGATATTGAATAAAAATTAAGTATGCTGGATTTGTTCATGTTTATAACAAACTCATAATTTTAGTTTACTTCTGATTTAAATACTAAAAGTTTTGGGAGGTTCTTAGGAACCTTTTTCCAAAAAGGTTCCTAAGCCGCCGGAGGCATAAAAAAAGTTAAGCTTTAATTTCTGTCTCTTCACCTAAAGCAATTTCTATAACTTTGCATTCTGGCGCCGTTTTGGCTGTTTCCGCTACAAAATTGGATGTATTTTGTTCTAAAATTGAGAAAGTTCCCCAGTGCATAGGTATTGCGTAACGGCATCCGAGCAACTTACAAGCATATGCTGCATCCTTGGAATCCATTGTGAACCATCCACCGGTGGGGAGTACTGCAACATCAATGTCATTCATTTTTCCGAATATTTCCATACTTGAGAATAGTCCGGTATCTCCAGCGAAATAAACGCAGAAATCATCTTCGTATGTTAAGATGTA
It encodes:
- a CDS encoding outer membrane homotrimeric porin; translation: MKRLVILAILATLVLGMAGTASAVDLEAKGKFQFQANIMDNSDFLAAKRNGAQEDDLNFWFRARTQFRFIANENLMSELYVEYKTRVGGSDSNLTTGSSDRPLGIKRVFLQYRFPETEVLTTAGIFSINLPGAAAGNMVLGDLDAGALVVSAPITDQFAVSVGYVRAYDANSTDNVAYSTTANNRKEELDLFFAALPITIDGFEATPYAMFGLIGEDTFSAVATLPGMTAPGAAAFNKNANAWWAGTSFAMTAFDPIVLKADFVYGSVDANQKRNDRSGWGADLSLAYTGLDFVQPKFVFAYTSGEDDKTSNGSERLPVINNDFAFGTYYFGGSALTSADLDSNNQVGLWTAGLSFEGISFLDKLTHDLHFLYIKGTNDKDLIRNNAGLTNIAADGKFLTTKDQAFEVDFNTNYQIYDELAAIVEFGYIGMDLDKATWEAYNPTRNGKDDAALKFAVGLVYEF
- the uvrC gene encoding excinuclease ABC subunit UvrC codes for the protein MGFEFINVDYPTSPGVYLMKDSTGLIIYVGKARDLRKRLSSYFRSIQKHTPKTKILVSKIASIDILVTATEKEALLLEASLIKKHRPRYNVVLRDDKQYVLFQLDKRSEYPRLRLTRKVVRDGSVYFGPYTSSFFARETWKILGKVFQLRKCSDSAFKNRVRPCLYYDIGQCLGPCVNFVPREQYMELVKKVEMLLSGKAGDLISDLRHEMERASLELAYEQAAKVRDQIKAISKTIEKQAVVLNDRADIDVIALAESSRGIGLGLLFIRQGRLLDKKDFFWPGLSLEDGDEILHSFISQFYSSTKFIPPKILVPFEFDMYSASEILTERSKSVVRITTPQTSEEKRLLDIARKNASIGAKEKSNEDILDILAAKLNLSAPPQRIECIDASHLGGEGMRVGMVVYEQGKPEKSQYRIYTFPELEYSSDDYAALFHWVLKRIESGAPWADLILIDGGKGQLSSVEKAFSENWQDSAPIPALASIAKGPTRKAGELEDRIFTPGRKNHLPLKGGSPALLYLQRLRDEAHRFVIGKQRKSRKKKALQSEVLSLPGIGPKTARLLWDQYGSVQKMKEATAEELSKVSGIGKVRAKQIYNSFKDIE
- the hisD gene encoding histidinol dehydrogenase encodes the protein MPCKDIEYSGQDSWADVKKWLDLRKNPDQKVDGIVREILNAVKSEGDQALIKYTQKFDCPGFNQDMLKVSADNRSVAYTEVKSEDLEIIEESIRNVKNFHRRQVQQSWWTTDNDGTILGQLVRPVDRVGLYVPGGQGGETPLISSMIMNAVPAQVAGVKQIAVISPPRKDGTLNPYILATAQELGINEIYASGSAWAIGALAYGTQTIKPCDVIAGPGNIFVATAKGQLVGEVGIDMIAGPSEIAILADDTADPIWIAADMLSQAEHDPLASSILITWDKTLGSKVKEELRTQAKKLPRGEIALQSLNSWGAIVEVPDRNTGINFVNNMAPEHLELAFEDPWGALGLIKHAGAIFMGHHTPEPIGDYFAGPNHVLPTVGTARFSSALSVETFCKKSSLIYTDQNYISRHGAKIARLARLEGLEAHARSIESRYK